GTGCTTTGGCCATCAATGGCGCGGCGGCCATCTGTACATTGCCGTTTGATCTTCCGCCGTTTGATCTTCCGTCGCCGAACATCAGCAGTTTGGCTGCGCTGCTGCCGCACCAGGGAGACACCGCGCCAAGGCCGGATCCGATTGTCGCTGCGTTGAAGGACATTCAGTCGGCCCAGCAACAGCAGGCGGCGTCGCTGCATGAGATCAATTCCTCATTGCAGCAAAATGCAGCTCTGCAGCAGCAGGATTCAACGACCCTTCTGTCTCTCCGACAGAGCATCACGGACGAACGGGGCGACGTAAAGAAGATATCGCCGCAGCTTTCGACGCTCATCGCGAAGATCGATGCGCTGCAAAGTGCCATGACGTCGGACATAACCTCATCCATCCCAAGAGGGCGCGCGCGCGATCGGCTGATGATGCGCAAACGGATGGTTCGGCAGTCGAAATCTATCGGGCCTGTTTCGGTGGGAGGCGCTCCGCTCAGCGTGCCGGCGACGGTCGCCGCGCCGGAGAGCTGAAGGCACCTCAAGCAAATCACTTGGGACGAGGTCCGCGCTCAGCTGGCTCGCAGGTCTACGCTGGCGGGCCCATTCAACGCGGTACGCTCTGCGTCGGCGCTCTGTCACTCACCGATGGGACCCGGTTACTTGCTGCGATTGGCGAAGTAAGCCGCACCCACTTCATCAAAATATATTTGTCCAGTGTGTCAAGGTCGGGAAAACCAGGCAATATTCGGCGTGTTGCTACCCGGAAAACTTCGCCGAATGTGCTGAAACGAACAGAGCAGCGCTTCGATCTCAATGTAAGCTCCCATCTGCTTGGGCCTTCCCCAAAAGGCCGAGCCCCTGCAGTGGCCCCGGCCCTACACCCCAAAAGCCCCCCGGCCGGGGCCGTCCTGCGGCTCTGTCGAGAGGCGATAACGGTGCGAGCCTTGCCGGGTCTCCGCGAGCAAGATTGACTCTGCAGTTTCCCTGTCAAACTACTCGGGAAAAAGCGGCAATTGGCCGAGGGAGAGACATGGCGTCGATACCGATGCGCTGCCGGCTTACAACCACGTCGACGAGGATGGGATGCCGGGTGGCGGCGGAGGGCGAGTGCCAAGGTTACCGGGTCGGAGGCGCCTTCCATCCATAGGACTGAGGCGCGATTTGGCCAGTGACGTCGAGATCCTTCTCATCAGAGAGGCGCCAAGCCGCCACTCCGAAGCAGACGGTCAGAAAGACGGCAGCAACTAGCAGCAGCATCGATAGAAACTGGCTCACGCCTACATCCCCCGAACGCGACGTACCAGCGGAGCGACCACAGAACCTCGATTCGGAAAATGCAGACGCGCTGACCCATCCCCGATTGTCCCCATCAATTCACATCGGGCCAAAAGCGCTCACGATTCCAATCGTAATCGGGACCAGCGCCACAAGGGTCCAAAGGGCGGGCGAGCTCGAGGAAAGGCCAGCGACGAGTATCCAGGCACCGAAGCCCACAAGGAGCGCTGAGATGGCGTAGGCAACGGCTTTTTCCATCGCTCGATCCACGAGCAACACAGGATCGATTGCGACTGTAAGAGTCCCCGCGCATGGAAACGTTCCTATGCCTGCGGCGAGCACGGTGCATCCAGCAGATGATTGCGTCCTGCCGTTTTGCACCGCCTCGAATTCGGTGGCGCAATCAGACATGCAGCCAGGAAGATCGGGCACGGTCGCGACAAATCCGCCGCCGTCTTCCTCCAGAAGCGGGTCAATGATGATCGTGTAGTGAGGACATGTGGCCTCAGTCTCTCTCTCTCTGAATTTTCGAAAGGCGAGCCGGGCGTGATTGCCCTTCGACGGACGAAGGATCATTGTTGAGCGATGGCGCAACGGCAAGGCCGCCCAAACCCACCGGTCGTCCCGGGACGTCGTCTGCTGTTCGGTATGGAAACTTTGGTGAGCGCGCTGGGGCTCGAACCCAGGACCCCGTGATTAAAAGTCACGTGCTCTACCGGCTGAGCTACGCGCTCCCATGGCCGCTGATGGCTTCAAAGATCGCCATCGTCTTCGGTCATTCGAGAAGCATGTCTTGCCGCGGCGCTCAACGCGCGTCGCGGGGAAAACCGGCTGTTTCCGGATCATGCTTTCGGCACGCGCTGTGTAGGAGGACGGGGCGCTGAGGTCAATAGCGCGCGCGGTTGCCGAAGATCGCGGCAGGACCGGGGATTCGTCCCAAGTTTCCGCCGCTTAGCCGGGGATTTTCAAGCCGATTGGCGGACCGTCATCCACGTCGAAGTCAGTTCGCCTCCCGCCGCACCTCGCTCGGCACCGGCTGTGCGTTGCCGGGCGCCGGTAGGGCGACGGGGCGCAGGCCGATCAGCTCGGCGGTGCGGATCGAGCTGTCGCGCCAGAACTGGAACGAGTTGATGCGGCTGAGCTCGAGGATCGCAATCGCAACCGCGGCCAGGAACGGCAGGCTCTGCAGCACCAGGACGCCCGCGAAGATATAGATCTCGGTGATCTGGCGGAAACTGTTGGAGGCGATCAGCACGCCGGAGCCGATCAGGAGCAGGGCGCCAATCACGGCCTCCCAGAACGCCTGGAACTCGATCGACATCCTGGACAGGCCGCCCTTGGAGGTGCGCGCGAACGCGATGTGCTCGGTGATCAGGCCTTGCGCGACCGCGCGCGACACCGTCCATTGCACGCTCATCGCGGCGATCATGGCGCCCAGCATCTGGCCGGGTTTGATGGCGACGCGGGCGCGGTACATCGACAAGAAGTGCGCGAGCGAGACGATGAAGGCGCCGATGATCGGCAGCGTCAGGATCTTGTCGGGGATGGCGATGTCGGCGAAGGCGACGATCGGCACCCAGATGAGGTTGAGCAGTGCCACCACCACGCCGAGGCTTTCGGCGCCGAGCCAGTTCAGCCAGCCCAGGCCGTATTCGCGCTTCTGGTCCGGCGTTAGCCGGTTCCGCCCGGGCAGGAAGTGCCGCCAGTGCTTCTTCACGATCTGGAGGCCGCCATAGGCCCAGCGGTGACGCTGCTTCTTGAAGGCCTCGTAGGTGTCCGGCAGCAACCCCTTGCCGTAGCGGTGGTTGGTGTAATGGGTGGTCCAGCCGAGCTCCTGGATCGCGAGCCCGAGGTCCGAGTCCTCGCAGATCGTGTCGCTCGACCAGCCGCCGGCCATGTCCATCGCGGCGCGGCGGATCAGGCACATCGTGCCGTGCACGATGACGGCGTTGAGCTCGTTGCGCTGGACCATGCCGATGTCGAAGAAGCCGGCATATTCGCCGTTCATGATGTAGTGCATGATCGACAGGTCGCCGTCGCGGTGCTCCTGCGGCGCCTGCACGAGGCCAACGCGTGGGTCGGCGAAAGCAGGCACCAGGTCCTTCAGCCAGTCGGGCTCGACGACATAGTCGGCATCGAGGATGCCGATGATCTCGGCATCGACGGCGGTGCGGTCCATGGCGATGCGCAACGCGCCGGCCTTGAAACCCTGCACCTTCTCGGCGTTGATGAACTTGAAGCGTTCACCGAGCGCGCGGCAGTGATCCTGGATCGGCTGCCAGAAGGCGGGATCTGGCGTGTTGTTGATGATAACGACGCATTCGTAATTGGGATAGTCGAGCCGCGACAGCGCATCGAGCGTCTGCTTCAGCATCTCGACCGGCTCGAAATACGCGGGGATGTGGATCGAGACCTTCGGGTAGTAGTTCTCGGGAACGTTCTCGACCGGCTTGCCCTTGGCGAGCAGCCGTTGCGGCGGCCGGCCGAAGGCGACGGCCGCGATCTCGTCGATGCGGGCCATCGCGATCAGCACCAGCGGCACGAGCAGGGTCATGCCGAGCGTCAGCGCGAAGGCCGAGCCGAAGACGAAATAGTGCCCGTTCCAGAACGCGAACACGGTGGCGGCCCAGGCGCCGACGCCGTTGGCCGTCGCCGACAGCAAAAACGCCTGCCGCGCGGTCGGCTGCTCCAGCCGCAGGATCGGCAGCGACAACAGGACGCCGACCAGCAACGCGATCGCCATCAGCTTCCAGTAATCGAGATTCTCCACCGGCCCGGTCCAGGCGAATTTGGGCTCGCGGCTGGCGTTGAGAATGCCCCAGTACGGACCGACGCCGCCTTCGTAGTATTTCCAGGGCTGATCGATGGCCTCGACGATGTTGTATTCCATGCCGAGGGCCTCGGCGCGGCTGACGAAGTTGCGCAAGGTCAGCGCCTGCTGGAACTGGCCGGGGTCGGCGTTGCGCAGATTGTAGCCCGCGCTCGGCCAGCCGAACTCGGCGATCACGATGCGCTTGCCGGGGAACTGGTTACGCAACAAATTGTAGCGGTCCACGGCCTGGTCCACCGCCTGGTCCGAGCGGAAGTTTTCCCAGTAGGGCAGGACGTGGGCGGCGATGAAATCGACGTTGGAGCCGAGGTCGGGATTGTCGCGCCAGATGTTCCAGATTTCGCCGGTGGTGACGGGCACGCGGACCGCGCTCTTCACCCGCTTGATCATCTCGATGAGGTCTTCGACCTTCTGCTCGCCGCGGTAGATCACCTCGTTGCCGACGACGACGCCGTTGACGTTGCTGTTCTTGCGGGCGAGCTCGATCGCGGCCTTGATCTCGCGCTCGTTGCGGTCGGGGTCCTTGTCGATCCAGGCGCCGACGGTGACCTTGAGGCCGAACTCGGCGGCGATCGGCGGCACCAGCTCGTTGCCTTCCGTCGCGGAGTAGGACCGGATGGCGCGCGTGAGGGTCGAGAGCTTCTTCATGTCCGCGCGAATCTTGTCGGGGTCGACGTTGTTGTCGACGACATGCCCCGGTTCGAACGGCGTATAGGAGAGGCTCGGCAACAGGCCCTTGAAGTCCGGCGCGGGTTCCTTGTCGCGCAGGACTCCCCAGAGGCCGGCGTGGAGCACGGACACGAGCAACAGAACGGCGGCGACAACGCGCATCGCGGCTAAACCAAAAGGGGCTGAGGGGGCAGGGAAGCGGATCCGACCCCGAGATCCGACCAAATTCGCGGCAACGGGAGCATAACCCTGCCGCGCGGTTTCTCAACTGTCATGGCCTCATGTCCTTATCAGGGCATGGCCTTGTCCGGTCCGGTCAACGCGTGGCAGTGCCGTCAGTTGCTATCGCCGATCGTTCCTGAACGCAGGCTGAAAACGATCGCGGCTATTTCTGGGGTGCGGGTGACGGGCTTGCTGCGGGCGCCGGGCTTGCGGCCGGCTGCGGGGGCTGCGAATTGGCTGTCGTCGGCGCCGCAGGCTGGGAGGCGGCGGCTGCCGCCTGTTGCGGCTGGGAGGCCGGGTTGATCCAGCAAGCGTGCACCCGGCTGTCCAGGGTCTCGGCGATCTTGGGATCGATCTGGGCGCCGAAGCGGGTCAGGCAGCGGAACGCAGCCTGGATGTGGCCGCCGGGGCAACCGAAGCGGTCATAGAGGTCGAGATGGCGGAACGCGGTATCGAGGTCATCCCGCCACATCAGCCGCACCACGCGCCGGCCGAGCCAGACGCATTCGGGGTTGCCGGCCGGGCCGTTGATGACTTGGGCGGCTTCAGCGAATTCGTCGGTCCGGCGCTGGTTCTGGGCAGCGTCCTTGGCGGCGTCGGCGGGCTGGGCCGCTGCCTTGTTCTGATCCGGGGCGGGCGAGCCGCTTTGGGCGGAAGCGCTACCGAGGCTGGCCAGAAGGACAAGGGAGGAGACGGCCAACGAGGCGGCGAACTGCCGCAGGACCGCATTTCGTAACTCGAACACCCGTCGCCGCATGAATTCCCCAATATCTCAGCCGTCCGCCCGCGCGGGAGGACCTCCTCGCGGACGCCGACGTGATGGCGTCCAAATGGGTCTCCAATGCGGCGGAAAATTCCCGCGGAATCCCATGACCTGTATTTG
This portion of the Bradyrhizobium diazoefficiens genome encodes:
- a CDS encoding type II toxin-antitoxin system HicB family antitoxin — encoded protein: MILRPSKGNHARLAFRKFRERETEATCPHYTIIIDPLLEEDGGGFVATVPDLPGCMSDCATEFEAVQNGRTQSSAGCTVLAAGIGTFPCAGTLTVAIDPVLLVDRAMEKAVAYAISALLVGFGAWILVAGLSSSSPALWTLVALVPITIGIVSAFGPM
- a CDS encoding glycosyltransferase — protein: MRVVAAVLLLVSVLHAGLWGVLRDKEPAPDFKGLLPSLSYTPFEPGHVVDNNVDPDKIRADMKKLSTLTRAIRSYSATEGNELVPPIAAEFGLKVTVGAWIDKDPDRNEREIKAAIELARKNSNVNGVVVGNEVIYRGEQKVEDLIEMIKRVKSAVRVPVTTGEIWNIWRDNPDLGSNVDFIAAHVLPYWENFRSDQAVDQAVDRYNLLRNQFPGKRIVIAEFGWPSAGYNLRNADPGQFQQALTLRNFVSRAEALGMEYNIVEAIDQPWKYYEGGVGPYWGILNASREPKFAWTGPVENLDYWKLMAIALLVGVLLSLPILRLEQPTARQAFLLSATANGVGAWAATVFAFWNGHYFVFGSAFALTLGMTLLVPLVLIAMARIDEIAAVAFGRPPQRLLAKGKPVENVPENYYPKVSIHIPAYFEPVEMLKQTLDALSRLDYPNYECVVIINNTPDPAFWQPIQDHCRALGERFKFINAEKVQGFKAGALRIAMDRTAVDAEIIGILDADYVVEPDWLKDLVPAFADPRVGLVQAPQEHRDGDLSIMHYIMNGEYAGFFDIGMVQRNELNAVIVHGTMCLIRRAAMDMAGGWSSDTICEDSDLGLAIQELGWTTHYTNHRYGKGLLPDTYEAFKKQRHRWAYGGLQIVKKHWRHFLPGRNRLTPDQKREYGLGWLNWLGAESLGVVVALLNLIWVPIVAFADIAIPDKILTLPIIGAFIVSLAHFLSMYRARVAIKPGQMLGAMIAAMSVQWTVSRAVAQGLITEHIAFARTSKGGLSRMSIEFQAFWEAVIGALLLIGSGVLIASNSFRQITEIYIFAGVLVLQSLPFLAAVAIAILELSRINSFQFWRDSSIRTAELIGLRPVALPAPGNAQPVPSEVRREAN
- a CDS encoding beta-1-3, beta-1-6-glucan biosynthesis protein, with amino-acid sequence MRRRVFELRNAVLRQFAASLAVSSLVLLASLGSASAQSGSPAPDQNKAAAQPADAAKDAAQNQRRTDEFAEAAQVINGPAGNPECVWLGRRVVRLMWRDDLDTAFRHLDLYDRFGCPGGHIQAAFRCLTRFGAQIDPKIAETLDSRVHACWINPASQPQQAAAAASQPAAPTTANSQPPQPAASPAPAASPSPAPQK